The proteins below come from a single Aegilops tauschii subsp. strangulata cultivar AL8/78 chromosome 6, Aet v6.0, whole genome shotgun sequence genomic window:
- the LOC109758235 gene encoding uncharacterized protein, with amino-acid sequence MEQFGWGREEGGWRKGPWTAQEDKLLLGYVRQQGDGRWNSVAKLTGLKRSGKSCRLRWVNYLRPDLKRGKITPQEESVILELHALWGNRWSTIARSLPGRTDNEIKNYWRTHFKKGKPSSKNIERARARFLKQRREIMQGHHEHQRDVQDDDGAATADNTGGGAASHHADEATTRPAPPPAQDDDDLAMMRDMADMDEFLQYDHHPMSMSAYFLLDGGDGAASDAGSSGEITTCGATWGSLWNLDDVDVVDDVGGGGACGWGSFALLQDHGLAFY; translated from the exons ATGGAGCAGTTTGGCTGGGGAAGGGAGGAGGGAGGGTGGAGGAAAGGGCCGTGGACGGCGCAGGAAGACAAGCTGCTGCTCGGCTATGTTCGGCAGCAGGGAGATGGGAGGTGGAATTCTGTCGCCAAGCTCACAG GTCTGAAGAGAAGCGGGAAGAGCTGCAGGCTTCGGTGGGTGAATTACCTGCGGCCTGACCTCAAGAGAGGCAAGATCACGCCACAGGAGGAGAGCGTCATACTCGAGCTCCATGCCTTGTGGGGAAACAG ATGGTCGACGATTGCGCGTAGCCTCCCCGGCCGGACGGACAACGAGATCAAGAACTACTGGAGGACGCACTTCAAGAAGGGCAAGCCGTCGTCCAAGAACATCGAGCGCGCCAGGGCGCGCTTCCTCAAGCAGCGCCGCGAGATCATGCAAGGCCACCACGAGCACCAGCGCGACGTCCAAGACGACGACGGTGCTGCCACCGCGGACAacaccggcggcggcgcggctagcCATCACGCAGACGAAGCGACGACacggccagcgccgccgccggcgcaGGACGACGACGACCTGGCGATGATGCGGGACATGGCGGACATGGACGAGTTCCTGCAGTACGACCACCACCCCATGTCGATGTCGGCCTACTTCCTCCTCGACGGCGGCGATGGCGCCGCCAGCGACGCGGGGTCCAGCGGGGAGATTACCACCTGCGGCGCCACGTGGGGCAGCCTGTGGAACCTCGACGACGTCGACGTTGTAGATGACGTCGGTGGTGGCGGCGCGTGCGGCTGGGGCAGCTTCGCTTTGCTCCAAGATCACGGACTCGCTTTCTACTAG